The following proteins are encoded in a genomic region of Arachis ipaensis cultivar K30076 chromosome B02, Araip1.1, whole genome shotgun sequence:
- the LOC107628172 gene encoding putative pentatricopeptide repeat-containing protein At1g12700, mitochondrial isoform X1 has protein sequence MVSLLRYAVQIPKLSPYCVPHSSLRLCFPSTSSLHSHSQPQSLDEAVDSFTRMLSKRHPPSIIQFTKILGSLAKTNHFSTAISLFQQLQARGIAPNLFTLNILINCCCGMGRITLAFSVFAKILKMSFQPDTITLTTLIKGLFLCGKVEKALHLHDTMLAQGFQFNEVSYGTLINGLCKTGHTSAAIQVLRKIPRHGIVPNVVMYNAIIDSLCKVTLVSDAFHLYSEMLAKGISPDVITYNSLIFGLCLEGQFKEAIDLLSDMVLKNITPNVYTYNTLIDGLCKEGKIKDAKSVLAVMAKHGVKPDVVTYNSLMDGYCLVNQVNKAKYVFDTMPLSRESLDVQSYNIMINGLCKSKMVDEALNLFEEMRRRYLVPNTVTYTTIIDGLSKSKRICCAVELFEKMLDRGQPADIVTYTSLLDGMFNTKQLDKALILFNRMKESCIDPDIYAYTVLIDGLCKSGRFKNAKEIFQDLSIKGYHLNTRTYTVMINGLCNEGLLDEALALMSEMEDHGCSPNAVTYETIIRALLEKGENDRALKYLREMIARGLLKRQ, from the coding sequence ATGGTGTCATTGTTAAGGTATGCTGTTCAAATCCCAAAGCTCTCTCCTTATTGTGTTCCACACTCCTCTCTCCGTCTTTGCTTCCCTTCAACTTCTTCCCTCCACTCTCACTCTCAGCCCCAATCGCTTGACGAAGCTGTTGATTCCTTCACTCGCATGCTTTCTAAGCGTCACCCTCCATCCATCATTCAATTCACCAAGATTTTGGGATCCCTTGCCAAGACCAACCATTTTTCCACCGCCATTTCCCTTTTTCAGCAATTGCAAGCCAGGGGAATCgctcccaacttatttactttgaATATCTTAATCAATTGTTGCTGCGGCATGGGTCGGATCACTCTCGCTTTCTCTGTATTCGCCAAGATTCTCAAGATGAGTTTTCAGCCTGATACCATAACATTGACTACCCTCATTAAAGGTCTCTTTCTCTGTGGTAAGGTTGAAAAAGCACTGCACCTTCACGACACAATGCTGGCTCAAGGATTTCAGTTTAATGAAGTCAGTTATGGGACGTTGATCAATGGGCTCTGTAAGACCGGACACACATCAGCTGCTATTCAAGTGCTGAGAAAGATCCCACGGCATGGGATTGTTCCTAATGTCGTCATGTACAACGCAATTATTGATAGCCTCTGTAAGGTTACACTTGTAAGTGATGCTTTTCATTTATACTCTGAAATGCTTGCTAAGGGAATTTCTCCCGATGTTATCACATACAATTCTCTCATTTTTGGATTGTGTCTTGAGGGTCAATTTAAGGAAGCCATTGATTTGCTAAGTGATATGGTGCTTAAAAACATTACTCCTAATGTTTATACCTATAATACTTTGATTGATGGGCTATGCAAGGAAGGAAAGATTAAAGATGCTAAGAGTGTATTGGCTGTAATGGCAAAACATGGTGTGAAACCAGATGTGGTTACTTATAACAGCTTAATGGATGGATATTGTTTGGTTAATCAGGTAAATAAGGCAAAATATGTATTCGACACAATGCCCCTAAGTAGAGAGTCACTTGATGTTCAAAGTTACAACATCATGATTAATGGCTTGTGCAAAAGTAAAATGGTCGATGAAGCCTTGAATCTCTTTGAAGAAATGCGTCGTAGGTATTTGGTTCCAAATACGGTAACTTACACCACTATTATTGATGGCTTGAGCAAATCAAAGAGGATCTGTTGTGCTGTGGAGCTTTTTGAAAAGATGCTTGATAGAGGTCAACCTGCTGACATAGTCACTTACACTTCCTTGTTGGATGGGATGTTCAATACCAAACAACTTGACAAGGCACTTATATTGTTCAATCGAATGAAAGAGAGTTGCATTGATCCAGATATATATGCATACACCGTACTTATAGATGGCCTGTGCAAAAGTGGAAGATTTAAAAATGCAAAAGAGATTTTTCAAGATCTTTCCATTAAAGGCTATCATCTGAACACAAGAACATACACTGTTATGATAAACGGGCTTTGCAATGAGGGCCTACTTGATGAAGCATTGGCTTTAATGTCTGAAATGGAAGACCATGGTTGCTCTCCGAATGCTGTAACTTATGAAACAATTATTCGTGCTCTGTTGGAAAAAGGTGAAAATGATCGAGCGTTGAAATATCTTCGTGAAATGATTGCTAGAGGCTTATTGAAAAGGCAATAG
- the LOC107628172 gene encoding putative pentatricopeptide repeat-containing protein At1g12700, mitochondrial isoform X2 encodes MLSKRHPPSIIQFTKILGSLAKTNHFSTAISLFQQLQARGIAPNLFTLNILINCCCGMGRITLAFSVFAKILKMSFQPDTITLTTLIKGLFLCGKVEKALHLHDTMLAQGFQFNEVSYGTLINGLCKTGHTSAAIQVLRKIPRHGIVPNVVMYNAIIDSLCKVTLVSDAFHLYSEMLAKGISPDVITYNSLIFGLCLEGQFKEAIDLLSDMVLKNITPNVYTYNTLIDGLCKEGKIKDAKSVLAVMAKHGVKPDVVTYNSLMDGYCLVNQVNKAKYVFDTMPLSRESLDVQSYNIMINGLCKSKMVDEALNLFEEMRRRYLVPNTVTYTTIIDGLSKSKRICCAVELFEKMLDRGQPADIVTYTSLLDGMFNTKQLDKALILFNRMKESCIDPDIYAYTVLIDGLCKSGRFKNAKEIFQDLSIKGYHLNTRTYTVMINGLCNEGLLDEALALMSEMEDHGCSPNAVTYETIIRALLEKGENDRALKYLREMIARGLLKRQ; translated from the coding sequence ATGCTTTCTAAGCGTCACCCTCCATCCATCATTCAATTCACCAAGATTTTGGGATCCCTTGCCAAGACCAACCATTTTTCCACCGCCATTTCCCTTTTTCAGCAATTGCAAGCCAGGGGAATCgctcccaacttatttactttgaATATCTTAATCAATTGTTGCTGCGGCATGGGTCGGATCACTCTCGCTTTCTCTGTATTCGCCAAGATTCTCAAGATGAGTTTTCAGCCTGATACCATAACATTGACTACCCTCATTAAAGGTCTCTTTCTCTGTGGTAAGGTTGAAAAAGCACTGCACCTTCACGACACAATGCTGGCTCAAGGATTTCAGTTTAATGAAGTCAGTTATGGGACGTTGATCAATGGGCTCTGTAAGACCGGACACACATCAGCTGCTATTCAAGTGCTGAGAAAGATCCCACGGCATGGGATTGTTCCTAATGTCGTCATGTACAACGCAATTATTGATAGCCTCTGTAAGGTTACACTTGTAAGTGATGCTTTTCATTTATACTCTGAAATGCTTGCTAAGGGAATTTCTCCCGATGTTATCACATACAATTCTCTCATTTTTGGATTGTGTCTTGAGGGTCAATTTAAGGAAGCCATTGATTTGCTAAGTGATATGGTGCTTAAAAACATTACTCCTAATGTTTATACCTATAATACTTTGATTGATGGGCTATGCAAGGAAGGAAAGATTAAAGATGCTAAGAGTGTATTGGCTGTAATGGCAAAACATGGTGTGAAACCAGATGTGGTTACTTATAACAGCTTAATGGATGGATATTGTTTGGTTAATCAGGTAAATAAGGCAAAATATGTATTCGACACAATGCCCCTAAGTAGAGAGTCACTTGATGTTCAAAGTTACAACATCATGATTAATGGCTTGTGCAAAAGTAAAATGGTCGATGAAGCCTTGAATCTCTTTGAAGAAATGCGTCGTAGGTATTTGGTTCCAAATACGGTAACTTACACCACTATTATTGATGGCTTGAGCAAATCAAAGAGGATCTGTTGTGCTGTGGAGCTTTTTGAAAAGATGCTTGATAGAGGTCAACCTGCTGACATAGTCACTTACACTTCCTTGTTGGATGGGATGTTCAATACCAAACAACTTGACAAGGCACTTATATTGTTCAATCGAATGAAAGAGAGTTGCATTGATCCAGATATATATGCATACACCGTACTTATAGATGGCCTGTGCAAAAGTGGAAGATTTAAAAATGCAAAAGAGATTTTTCAAGATCTTTCCATTAAAGGCTATCATCTGAACACAAGAACATACACTGTTATGATAAACGGGCTTTGCAATGAGGGCCTACTTGATGAAGCATTGGCTTTAATGTCTGAAATGGAAGACCATGGTTGCTCTCCGAATGCTGTAACTTATGAAACAATTATTCGTGCTCTGTTGGAAAAAGGTGAAAATGATCGAGCGTTGAAATATCTTCGTGAAATGATTGCTAGAGGCTTATTGAAAAGGCAATAG